The genomic segment AGAAAGTCTTCCACGGGACCACCGAAGCGGACGAGCGAGCCATCGCTCAGCACCGCTTCCAGGCCGAGCACATGGTTGACGGTTACGCCGTATTTCAGCGTGTGCGGACCGCCGGAATTGGTCGCGACATTGCCACCGATCGTACATGCCCCTTGGCTCGACGGATCGGGAGCGTAATGGAATCCGGTCCCTTTGAGAGCGTTGGTGAGCCAAACATTGACGACGCCGGGTTGCACGACGGCGAAGCGATCGCGGAGATTGATTTCTTCGATTTCGCGCATGCGCGTGAAAACGATCATCACTCCGCCGCCGACCGGCAGGCAGCCGCCGGCAAGGCTGGTGCCCGCCCCGCGCGGCAAAAAGGGGACGTCGTACTCGTTGCAAAGCGTGACGATCTTCTGCACATCGGCCGTCGACCGGGGAAAGCAGACGACGTCGGGAGAGTTCTTCTCGACGACGAAGCCATCGCATTCATAGACGACCAATTCCGCATGGTCGGCGAGGATGTTCGCATCGCCGAGGAGGCGGCGAAGTTCCGTGAGCAGAGCGGGAAAACGAAGGGCGATCAACGACGAAGTTCCGGAAGACCGTAAAGGAAGAAGCAGTGAAAACAACGGCCGAAGCCGTGGCCGAAGGAAGCCGCTTATTGTAGTCGGCCGGCGGCGTCGACGCCGGCGAATTGGCCCCCGGCGGTCGGCCGCAGCTTTTGCCGAACCCGCAGAATTTGCGAGGTTCTGTTGTCCGGCGGCTCCCGTCGGGTCTATAATCGCTAAGTTCGGATTCTTCAGCGGTCGATCAACGGTCGATTTTTTTACCTCGCGAGGAGGTTTACAGATGCTGCGTCAACGGATGGTCGTGCGTTTTGCTGCTTTGGTTTCGACAGCTTTGGTTTCGACAGTGACGATGCTCGGTGTGTTATTCGCCGACGAACCGAAGCCCCCCGTGAAGCAGCCGGCGACCGAATCGAAGCCCGCTGAATCGAAGCCTGCCGAAAAGAAATCGGCCGAGAAGGCGAAGAGCGACGACGGTGATGCAGCTAAAGACGAAGAATACTACGAACTCTACAAAGTCTTTTCGGAGACGATGTTTCAGGTCGAACAAAACTATGTGAAGAAGGTCGATCGCCGAAAATTGATGGAAGCTGCCATTCGCGGCCTGCTCGACGAATTGGATCCCTATTCCAATTTCATCGGCCCGAAGGAAATCGATCGCTTTAAATCGAGCGTCGAAAGCCAGTTCGGCGGAATCGGCATTCAAATCTCGCACGACGACGGCGACTTGCGGGTCTTGAGTCCGCTGGTCGGCAGCCCTGCCTATCTTGCAGGTCTCGAAGCCGGCGACCACATCATCGAGGTCGATGGTAAGCCGACGGAAGGCCTGAGCCTGGACGAAGCGGTAAGGAAGCTCAAGGGGGAGCCTGGCACGAAGGTCAAGTTGACCGTTATGCACGTTCGTTCGCGGAAGCGTGAGACGCTGACGATCGAACGGAAGATCATCGAAGTCGAGACGGTGCTGGGCGATGCGCGCGGAGCCGACGATCGTTGGAACTTCATGCTCGATCCGGAAAAGAAGATCGGCTACGTCCGGCTGACCTCGTTCAGCCGCGACACGGCTGAAGACCTCGAAGCCGCGATGAAAACCCTTAAATCCCAGGGTTTAAAGGGGCTCGTGATCGACTTGCGCTTCAATCCCGGGGGCTTGTTGAAGTCCGCGATCGAAATTTCCGACATGTTCGTTTCCGAAGGAAAGATCGTCAGCACGAAGGGGCGCAATACGGTCGAGCGACCGGTCGTGGCTCGCAAAGCCGGAACTTACGAAGGCTTTCCGATCGCCGTGCTGGTGAACCGATATAGCGCCAGCGCCAGCGAAATCGTGTCGGCTTGCTTGCAAGATCATAAGCGGGCCATCGTCGTCGGCGAACGGACTTGGGGTAAGGGAAGCGTGCAGAACGTCATTGATTTGGAAGACGGCCACAGTGCGCTCAAGCTCACAACCGCCGCCTACATGCGACCGAGCGGCCAAAACATCCATCGTTTTCCTGACTCCAAAGAAACCGACGAATGGGGCGTGATGCCGGACAAGGGCTATGAGCTCAAACTCGGCGATTCGGAACTGAGCGATTTGGTGCGTGTTCGCCGCGATCGCGACCTGCTGCTCGTGAGCCACTCGCCGGCGATCAGTCGCGAAGAGTCGAAGCCACGGACGGTCGACGCCGACGACGACTCCAAGGATGCTCCGAAGAAAGAAGCCAAGGAAGACAAGAGCGATCCTAAGACCGAATCTAAAAAGCCGGTCAAAGCAGCCCCGGGCGCACTTTCGCCGGCCGACCCGAAGAAGAAAGAGTTCATTGATCGCCAGTTGCAAAAGGCGCTTGAATATCTCTCGAACCAATCGAACGCCCAGGCGAAGGCGGAGTGAGAATAGAATAATAGTGGTCAGTGATCAGTGGACAGTGGTCAGTTGAGGAGATGCTTGGCGGTGGTCGGAAATGTGCTGTAGCCGAAGCGTCTCTCAAACCGGCCACTGACAACTGACCACCGACCACTGTCCACCGACCCATGCTTCTGATTCTGGAAACCACTTGCGATGAGACGGCGGCGGCGGTCGTCGACGAACGTTTGCAGGTGCGCGGTTCGAGCGTGGCGACGCAAGACGCATTGCATCGGCGCTTCGGCGGCGTGGTGCCCGAGATCGCTTCGCGAGCGCATGTCGAACGGATCTTGCCAGTGGTCGACGAAGCATTGCGAAAGGCCGACGCCAAGCTCGCCGACATCACGGCCGTCGCCGTGGCGAATACGCCGGGGTTGGCGGGGTCGCTGTTGGTCGGCGTTGCCGCGGCGAAGACTTTCGCCTTGGCGCTCGGGGTGCCGCTCGTCGCCGTGAACCATGTGCATGCCCATATTTACGCTTGCCGCATCGCGGCCGGGGAAGAGGTGTTTCCCTGCGTCGGCTTCGTCGTCAGCGGCGGACACACGACGCTATTCGACTGCGTTTCGCCCCTCGAATTCCAGGTACTCGGCGGCACCCTCGACGATGCGGCCGGGGAAGCGTTCGACAAGACCGCCAGTTTGCTCGGTCTTCCTTATCCCGGCGGCCCTTGGATCGAGAAGGCGGCGCGCGACGGCGATTGCGAGGCGTTTCGCTTCCCTCGCACTTTCCTCAAAGAAGACCGTTTGGAGTTCAGCTTCAGCGGTATTAAGACGGCGGTGCGCTACGCCATCGCGCCGCAAGGCTCGGTTCCTCAGGGAGGAGCGGTCGAGCCGCCGCCGGTCGGTTCGAAACTACTCGCCGATTTAGCGGCCAGCTTCGAGCAAGCGATCGCCGATGTGCTGGTCGGTAAAGCGGAGCAGGCATTGAAGCGGACGGGCCGAAAAACGCTTTGCGTCGGCGGCGGGGTGGCGGCGAACACGCGGTTTCGCGAGCTGCTCACAACGCGAATGAAACGCCGCGGCACGAAGTTGCACATCGCCCCGCGCGAGCTTTGCACCGACAACGCCGTAATGGGAGCCATCGCTTGGGAGCGGCTTCGGGCCGGACTCGTCGAAACTCTCGAACTTGATGTCATGCCCGGGTTGCAACGCTGAGCGTTTTGCAGGCAGCGGAATCGCGGCGCGCAAAAAGGTCGCATGTCGAAGAGTTCGACATGCGACCTGAAATGCGAATTCGATGTTCTTCCAAGCCGGTAAGGCCTGGGGAAGGTGATTACGTCCCGGCACCGGGACCGCCGCCGGCGCCACCGCTCGTGCCGCTGGAACCGCTGGTGTAGCTGAACGTGTTGACGATCGGGATCGTCGAAAAGACCGGCTGAGCCGTCACGCGGACATAGCGGCGATCATGCGACACGACCGAGATCGCGGACATATTCGTACCAGTCGGCAACGTGATGATCACCGGTTGATAACCGACGGCACCACGCAGAAACAAGCCGGGGTTCAAGCGGGGATTGA from the Planctomycetia bacterium genome contains:
- a CDS encoding S41 family peptidase, coding for MLRQRMVVRFAALVSTALVSTVTMLGVLFADEPKPPVKQPATESKPAESKPAEKKSAEKAKSDDGDAAKDEEYYELYKVFSETMFQVEQNYVKKVDRRKLMEAAIRGLLDELDPYSNFIGPKEIDRFKSSVESQFGGIGIQISHDDGDLRVLSPLVGSPAYLAGLEAGDHIIEVDGKPTEGLSLDEAVRKLKGEPGTKVKLTVMHVRSRKRETLTIERKIIEVETVLGDARGADDRWNFMLDPEKKIGYVRLTSFSRDTAEDLEAAMKTLKSQGLKGLVIDLRFNPGGLLKSAIEISDMFVSEGKIVSTKGRNTVERPVVARKAGTYEGFPIAVLVNRYSASASEIVSACLQDHKRAIVVGERTWGKGSVQNVIDLEDGHSALKLTTAAYMRPSGQNIHRFPDSKETDEWGVMPDKGYELKLGDSELSDLVRVRRDRDLLLVSHSPAISREESKPRTVDADDDSKDAPKKEAKEDKSDPKTESKKPVKAAPGALSPADPKKKEFIDRQLQKALEYLSNQSNAQAKAE
- the tsaD gene encoding tRNA (adenosine(37)-N6)-threonylcarbamoyltransferase complex transferase subunit TsaD, yielding MLLILETTCDETAAAVVDERLQVRGSSVATQDALHRRFGGVVPEIASRAHVERILPVVDEALRKADAKLADITAVAVANTPGLAGSLLVGVAAAKTFALALGVPLVAVNHVHAHIYACRIAAGEEVFPCVGFVVSGGHTTLFDCVSPLEFQVLGGTLDDAAGEAFDKTASLLGLPYPGGPWIEKAARDGDCEAFRFPRTFLKEDRLEFSFSGIKTAVRYAIAPQGSVPQGGAVEPPPVGSKLLADLAASFEQAIADVLVGKAEQALKRTGRKTLCVGGGVAANTRFRELLTTRMKRRGTKLHIAPRELCTDNAVMGAIAWERLRAGLVETLELDVMPGLQR